One genomic window of Salvia miltiorrhiza cultivar Shanhuang (shh) chromosome 4, IMPLAD_Smil_shh, whole genome shotgun sequence includes the following:
- the LOC131019524 gene encoding LOB domain-containing protein 33-like, with the protein MTGVSSSCGACKFLRRRCTEECIFAPYFSYEQAANHFAAVHKVFGASNVSKLLSHLPEHSRSDAAITISYEALARMEDPIYGCIAHIFALQQQVASLEEEIQMYGKAMANLGINGESSNGYFSREWENEAIMQTMMDPGTSDEIFEAYLLEKLLEQDYYLCQDNNLESLWTKYAAPPLSQW; encoded by the exons ATGACGGGAGTAAGCTCTTCATGCGGAGCATGTAAGTTCTTGAGAAGGAGGTGCACGGAAGAATGTATATTCGCGCCTTATTTTAGTTACGAGCAAGCAGCAAATCACTTTGCAGCGGTCCACAAAGTGTTTGGAGCCAGCAATGTGTCGAAGCTGCTATCACATCTGCCGGAGCATAGCAGAAGTGATGCTGCCATAACCATATCTTATGAAGCGCTGGCACGCATGGAGGACCCTATTTATGGTTGCATTGCTCATATCTTTGCCCTACAGCAGCAG GTGGCTAGCCTGGAGGAGGAGATACAAATGTATGGAAAAGCAATGGCTAATCTTGGCATCAATGGTGAGAGCAGCAATGGTTACTTTAGCAGAGAATGGGAGAATGAAGCAATCATGCAGACGATGATGGATCCTGGAACGAGCGATGAGATATTCGAAGCCTACTTGCTGGAGAAGCTACTTGAACAAGATTATTACCTCTGTCAAGACAATAATCTTGAATCTCTGTGGACCAAGTATGCAGCACCACCTCTGTCTCAGTGGTAG